One genomic segment of Catalinimonas alkaloidigena includes these proteins:
- a CDS encoding methyltransferase family protein yields MFPVFYLALFLPSPPIFGHYVTAIILGGIIALTGQSIRWTTIGLVYIIRGGKNRQVYAEKLVTDGIFAHCRNPMYVGNVLMLIGTGVLANSLYFLLIGGPFFIFVYQAIIMAEENFLHNKFGAEFEAYKATTGRWIPKFKGLGTTLNSMTFQWKRVILKEYNTSYIWLLGCMLLILKQTYEHEPTAAFDNALHILIGVIALITLTYGTIKYLKKIKRFTSA; encoded by the coding sequence ATGTTTCCGGTATTTTATCTGGCACTTTTTCTTCCCTCTCCTCCCATCTTTGGACATTATGTAACAGCCATCATATTGGGAGGAATCATAGCCCTTACGGGACAAAGTATACGCTGGACAACCATAGGATTGGTGTATATTATCCGTGGTGGCAAAAACCGACAGGTATATGCTGAGAAGCTGGTTACTGACGGTATTTTCGCTCACTGCCGGAACCCCATGTATGTAGGAAATGTGCTGATGCTGATTGGTACCGGAGTACTGGCCAATAGTTTATACTTTCTACTGATCGGAGGGCCTTTCTTTATCTTTGTGTATCAGGCAATCATCATGGCAGAAGAAAATTTTCTGCATAACAAATTTGGCGCTGAGTTTGAAGCCTACAAAGCCACTACCGGACGTTGGATTCCTAAATTCAAAGGGCTGGGTACGACTTTAAACAGCATGACTTTTCAGTGGAAGCGGGTCATTCTTAAAGAGTACAACACCTCGTATATCTGGTTGCTGGGCTGCATGCTCTTGATCCTGAAACAGACCTATGAGCATGAACCTACAGCAGCGTTTGATAATGCTTTGCACATTCTTATCGGGGTGATTGCCTTGATTACATTGACCTATGGTACCATTAAGTACCTGAAAAAAATCAAAAGATTTACCAGTGCCTGA